The following proteins come from a genomic window of Pseudomonas cichorii:
- a CDS encoding MBL fold metallo-hydrolase: MRFAVLGSGSRGNGTLVASNDTYVLVDCGFSLRETERRLARLGVSARQLSAILVTHEHADHVHGVGLLSRQYNVPVYLSRGTLRGMRKPVEAAGVVEGGQRLQVGALGIDVVSVAHDALEPTQFVFNDGRRRFGLLTDLGSYCPNVLQSYHGLDALMIEANHCRDMLARGRYPVFLKQRVGGETGHLNNHQAANLVSELGWRDLQHLVLAHLSSKNNLPYLARQCFADTLGCDPDWLELADQDSGLDWRHIA, encoded by the coding sequence GTGCGTTTCGCTGTTCTGGGCAGCGGCAGCCGTGGCAACGGCACGCTGGTCGCAAGCAACGATACGTACGTGCTGGTCGATTGCGGTTTCTCCCTGCGGGAAACCGAGCGGCGTCTGGCGCGACTGGGAGTCAGCGCCAGACAATTGAGTGCCATTCTGGTGACCCACGAACATGCCGATCATGTGCATGGCGTGGGTTTGCTGTCTCGGCAGTACAATGTGCCGGTCTATCTCAGTCGCGGGACCTTGCGCGGGATGCGCAAGCCGGTCGAAGCCGCCGGGGTGGTGGAAGGCGGGCAAAGGTTGCAGGTGGGAGCGCTGGGCATCGATGTGGTGTCCGTCGCCCATGATGCGCTGGAGCCCACCCAGTTCGTCTTCAATGACGGGCGCCGCCGTTTTGGCCTGCTGACCGACCTTGGGTCTTACTGCCCCAATGTGCTGCAAAGCTATCATGGCCTGGATGCCTTGATGATTGAGGCCAACCATTGCCGCGACATGCTTGCCCGAGGCCGTTATCCGGTCTTCCTCAAGCAGCGTGTGGGAGGCGAAACAGGACATTTGAACAATCATCAGGCCGCAAACCTGGTGAGCGAACTGGGATGGAGGGATCTGCAGCACCTGGTGCTGGCCCATCTCAGCAGCAAGAACAACCTGCCGTATCTGGCCCGGCAATGTTTTGCCGACACTCTGGGGTGCGACCCGGACTGGCTGGAACTGGCCGATCAAGATTCAGGGCTCGACTGGCGACATATCGCCTAG
- the bamC gene encoding outer membrane protein assembly factor BamC, which yields MKRLAGLSALALIISSTSGCGWLWGQDGYFRDRGSDYLEATQTAPMQVPADISNTKRLDPLLPIPRNVADSTVKGEYKVPRPLPLSVASESSDFSLQKSGDAHWVLAQRPPAEVWPVAHQYFEDNGFRIAEERPQTGEFSTTWQRLDELSASVAKRLTASGVSADSETRVRVRIEPGVQRNTSEVYVVSVERPAGSTADVGFPPRTTNIGLDAALTDDLLASMSRNAEKGGSVSLVAARDYDTPSRVALSEDGSGNPVLTVGADLDRAWSSVGRALDQGEWRVEDINRSLGLYYINLAEKANTPANEPGFFGRLFGSKSSKEEIEARAERYQVRLSKVGDSVQVTVEKNINTVAPADVARRVLSIIQDNLG from the coding sequence ATGAAGCGACTGGCCGGACTTTCCGCACTAGCCTTGATTATCTCCAGCACCAGTGGTTGCGGTTGGCTGTGGGGGCAAGATGGTTACTTCCGCGATCGCGGCAGTGACTATCTGGAAGCAACCCAGACCGCACCGATGCAGGTGCCTGCCGACATCTCCAACACCAAGCGCCTGGATCCGCTGCTGCCGATCCCTCGCAACGTGGCTGACAGCACCGTGAAGGGCGAGTACAAGGTGCCTCGTCCGTTGCCTCTGTCGGTAGCCTCCGAGTCGAGCGATTTCAGCTTGCAGAAGAGCGGCGACGCCCACTGGGTTCTGGCTCAGCGTCCGCCTGCCGAAGTCTGGCCGGTGGCGCATCAGTATTTTGAAGACAACGGTTTCCGTATCGCTGAAGAGCGTCCACAGACCGGCGAATTCAGCACCACCTGGCAGCGTCTGGACGAGCTGTCCGCTTCGGTTGCCAAGCGCCTGACGGCCAGCGGCGTATCGGCCGATTCCGAAACCCGTGTGCGGGTTCGTATCGAGCCGGGCGTACAGCGCAACACCAGTGAAGTCTACGTGGTCAGCGTCGAGCGTCCGGCTGGCAGCACTGCTGACGTCGGCTTCCCGCCGCGCACGACCAACATCGGCCTCGATGCCGCACTGACCGACGACCTGCTGGCCAGCATGAGCCGTAACGCCGAGAAGGGTGGTTCCGTGTCTCTGGTGGCTGCGCGTGACTACGATACGCCGAGCCGTGTAGCGCTGAGCGAAGACGGCAGCGGCAACCCGGTTCTGACTGTCGGTGCCGATCTGGACCGTGCATGGTCGAGTGTCGGTCGTGCGCTGGATCAGGGCGAATGGCGCGTTGAGGACATCAACCGCAGCCTTGGTCTGTACTACATCAACCTGGCAGAGAAGGCCAACACGCCTGCGAACGAGCCAGGTTTCTTCGGTCGCCTGTTTGGCAGCAAGTCCAGCAAGGAAGAAATCGAAGCCCGTGCCGAGCGCTATCAGGTTCGCCTGAGCAAGGTGGGTGACAGCGTGCAGGTCACTGTCGAGAAAAACATCAACACCGTTGCGCCGGCCGACGTCGCTCGCAGGGTCTTGAGCATCATTCAAGACAACCTGGGTTAA
- the dapA gene encoding 4-hydroxy-tetrahydrodipicolinate synthase: protein MIAGSMVALVTPMDAQGRLDWDSLSKLVDFHLQEGTNAIVAVGTTGESATLDVNEHIEVIRRVVTQVAGRIPVIAGTGANSTREAVELTTNAKTAGADACLLVTPYYNKPTQEGLFQHFSHIAKAVDIPQILYNVPGRTACDMLPETVVRLSRVHNIIGIKEATGNLQRAKDILAGVSSDFLLYSGDDATAVELMLLGGKGNISVTANIAPRAMSELCAAAMRGDAETARAIHEKLMPVNNTLFIESNPIPVKWALHEMGLMPDGIRLPLTWLSEACHEPLRQAMRQSGVLV from the coding sequence ATGATTGCGGGCAGTATGGTGGCACTGGTCACACCCATGGATGCACAAGGTCGTCTGGACTGGGACAGCCTGAGCAAACTGGTGGACTTCCACTTGCAAGAGGGCACCAACGCCATTGTTGCCGTCGGCACTACAGGTGAGTCGGCGACACTCGATGTGAACGAACACATCGAAGTCATTCGTCGTGTGGTTACCCAGGTTGCAGGGCGTATCCCTGTCATTGCAGGTACCGGCGCCAACTCCACGCGCGAAGCCGTCGAACTGACGACCAACGCCAAGACCGCAGGCGCCGATGCATGCCTGCTGGTGACGCCTTACTACAACAAGCCGACGCAGGAAGGGCTGTTCCAGCATTTCAGCCACATCGCCAAGGCCGTCGACATCCCGCAGATCCTCTACAACGTGCCAGGTCGTACTGCTTGCGACATGCTGCCCGAGACGGTCGTTCGCCTGTCCAGGGTGCACAACATCATCGGTATCAAGGAAGCCACGGGTAACCTGCAGCGCGCCAAGGACATCCTGGCAGGCGTGAGCAGCGACTTCCTGCTCTATTCCGGCGATGACGCCACGGCCGTCGAACTCATGCTGCTGGGCGGCAAGGGCAACATTTCCGTGACCGCCAACATCGCGCCGCGTGCCATGAGCGAGCTGTGCGCTGCTGCCATGCGTGGCGATGCCGAAACGGCACGTGCCATCCATGAAAAGCTGATGCCGGTCAATAACACCCTGTTTATCGAATCCAACCCCATTCCTGTGAAATGGGCTCTGCATGAAATGGGTCTGATGCCAGACGGTATCCGTCTGCCGCTCACCTGGCTCAGCGAAGCCTGTCACGAACCGCTGCGTCAGGCCATGCGCCAGTCCGGCGTATTGGTTTAA
- a CDS encoding glycine cleavage system protein R: MSSTPTVREQFLVISALGANPMELTNVLCRASHENRCSVVSSRLTRHGECSALILQVSGSWDALARLETGLPGLSKKHAFTISVVRSATLESRPEALPYVAYVSSAYRPDIINELCQFFIDHNVELENLICDTYLAPQTGGTMLNATFTVTLPAGTQISWLRDQFLDFADALNLDALIEPWRPQAPM, encoded by the coding sequence ATGTCGTCCACCCCCACAGTTCGCGAACAATTCCTTGTTATCAGTGCCCTTGGCGCAAACCCTATGGAGCTGACCAACGTCCTGTGCCGCGCCAGCCATGAAAACCGCTGCTCGGTCGTCAGCTCCCGCCTGACCCGTCACGGTGAGTGCAGCGCGCTGATCCTCCAGGTCTCTGGTAGCTGGGATGCCCTGGCCCGTCTCGAGACAGGCCTGCCGGGGCTGTCGAAAAAGCACGCCTTCACCATCAGTGTCGTGCGCAGCGCCACGCTCGAAAGCCGTCCTGAAGCCCTGCCTTACGTGGCGTACGTCAGCTCGGCCTATCGTCCGGACATCATCAACGAACTGTGCCAGTTCTTCATCGACCACAACGTCGAGCTAGAAAACCTGATCTGCGATACCTACCTGGCTCCGCAGACCGGTGGCACCATGCTCAACGCGACGTTCACGGTCACGCTGCCGGCAGGCACCCAGATCAGCTGGTTGCGCGACCAGTTCCTGGACTTCGCCGACGCACTGAACCTCGATGCGCTGATCGAACCATGGCGCCCGCAAGCCCCCATGTAA
- a CDS encoding peroxiredoxin, with the protein MAVAVDQPVPDFQAPATSGQAVSLAGLKGQQVVIYFYPKDNTPGCTTQGQNFRDSIAQFQAANTVVFGVSRDSLKAHENFKAKQEFPFELISDKDEALCQLFDVIKLKKLYGKEYLGVDRSTFLIDKNGVLRKEWRGVKVPGHVDEVLAEAQALNKA; encoded by the coding sequence ATGGCAGTAGCAGTAGATCAACCCGTTCCCGATTTCCAGGCCCCCGCCACCAGCGGGCAGGCTGTCAGCCTTGCCGGGCTCAAGGGCCAGCAGGTCGTCATTTATTTCTACCCCAAGGACAATACGCCGGGCTGCACCACCCAGGGCCAGAACTTCCGTGACAGCATCGCGCAGTTCCAGGCGGCCAATACTGTGGTTTTCGGCGTATCGCGCGACAGCCTCAAGGCCCACGAGAACTTCAAGGCCAAGCAGGAGTTTCCCTTCGAGCTGATTTCCGACAAGGACGAAGCCCTGTGCCAGTTGTTCGACGTCATCAAGCTCAAGAAGCTTTATGGCAAGGAATATCTGGGCGTTGATCGCAGCACCTTCCTGATCGACAAGAATGGCGTACTGCGCAAGGAATGGCGTGGCGTGAAAGTCCCGGGCCACGTGGACGAAGTACTGGCAGAAGCTCAGGCCCTGAACAAGGCCTGA
- a CDS encoding AI-2E family transporter translates to MFKVLRNWVQLYFSDEEAVVLAVLLFLAFTLVLTLGGMLAPVLAGLVLAFLMQGVVNFLERLRMPEVGAVGLVFALFIGVLLVFLLVLVPLLWHQLITLFNELPGMLAKWQSLLLLLPERYPHLVSDVQVLQAIEAARGEIGKIGQLALTFSLSSLPLLVNLMIYLVLVPILVFFFLKDRQMIGRWVRGYLPRERALLTRVAEEMNRQIANYIRGKVIEIFICGGVTYVAFVALGLNYAALLAMLVGVSVVVPYVGAVVVTVPVALIGLFQWGWGDQFIYLMMVHGIIQALDGNVLVPLLFSEAVNLHPVAIICAVLLFGGLWGFWGIFFAIPLATLFKAVLDAWPRNEPSVAPML, encoded by the coding sequence ATGTTCAAGGTGCTTCGCAATTGGGTGCAGCTGTATTTCTCCGATGAGGAAGCGGTTGTACTGGCAGTCCTGCTGTTTCTGGCATTCACCCTGGTCCTGACACTGGGAGGCATGCTGGCTCCTGTTCTGGCCGGGCTGGTTCTGGCGTTTCTGATGCAGGGCGTTGTCAACTTTCTGGAACGCCTGCGCATGCCGGAAGTGGGGGCGGTCGGTCTGGTATTCGCCCTGTTCATCGGCGTGTTGCTGGTCTTCCTGCTGGTGCTGGTCCCGTTGCTCTGGCATCAGTTGATCACCCTGTTCAACGAGTTGCCGGGCATGCTCGCCAAATGGCAGTCGCTCCTGCTGTTGCTGCCGGAGCGTTACCCGCACCTGGTTTCGGACGTGCAAGTGCTGCAAGCCATCGAAGCGGCTCGTGGCGAAATCGGCAAGATCGGCCAACTGGCGCTGACGTTTTCCCTGTCCAGCCTGCCATTGCTGGTCAACCTCATGATCTATCTGGTTCTGGTGCCCATCCTGGTGTTCTTTTTCCTCAAGGACCGCCAGATGATCGGCCGCTGGGTACGTGGCTATCTGCCTCGTGAGCGTGCCTTGCTGACCCGTGTCGCCGAGGAAATGAATCGCCAGATCGCTAACTACATTCGTGGCAAGGTCATCGAGATCTTCATCTGTGGCGGCGTGACCTACGTGGCATTTGTGGCGCTTGGCCTCAACTACGCCGCGCTGCTGGCGATGCTGGTGGGTGTGTCGGTGGTCGTGCCTTATGTGGGCGCGGTGGTGGTCACGGTGCCGGTGGCGCTGATCGGTCTGTTTCAATGGGGCTGGGGCGATCAGTTCATCTATCTGATGATGGTGCACGGCATCATTCAGGCGCTGGACGGTAACGTGCTGGTGCCGCTGCTGTTCTCGGAGGCGGTCAATTTGCATCCGGTGGCGATCATCTGCGCCGTGCTGCTGTTTGGCGGGCTGTGGGGCTTCTGGGGGATATTCTTTGCGATTCCGCTGGCGACCCTGTTCAAGGCCGTTCTCGACGCCTGGCCGCGCAATGAGCCGAGCGTAGCGCCGATGTTGTAG
- a CDS encoding sulfurtransferase TusA family protein produces MSDAVTRPEVCDAELDACGLNCPLPLLKAKMELNRLPSGAVLKVIATDAGSQRDFRTFARLAGHVLLHEEANEGIYSYWLRKA; encoded by the coding sequence ATGTCTGACGCTGTAACGCGCCCCGAGGTCTGCGATGCCGAACTCGATGCCTGTGGCCTCAATTGCCCGTTGCCGCTGCTCAAGGCCAAGATGGAACTCAATCGCCTGCCCAGTGGTGCGGTTCTGAAAGTCATTGCGACCGACGCGGGATCGCAGCGTGATTTCAGAACCTTTGCCAGGCTGGCAGGCCATGTCTTGCTGCATGAAGAGGCCAATGAAGGCATCTACAGCTATTGGTTGCGCAAGGCGTAA
- a CDS encoding M48 family metalloprotease, translating into MNFLRPTLLTLACLLATPSMADDLPSLGDASSSIVSPEQEHQLGRAWLGMLRAQVGQLSDPQLKDFVETSVYRLAETSQVQDRRLEFILINSPQLNAFAAPGGIIGVNGGLFLNAQTEGEYASVMAHELAHLSQRHFARGVEAQQRMQVPVMAAMLAGIVMAAAGAGDAGIAAIAGSQAAAIQEQRRFSRQNEQEADRIGIMNLEKAGYDPRNMPTMFERLMRQYRFDARPPEFLLTHPVSESRIADTRNRAEQAKPGGKEDSLLYQLMRARVALIYEETPGISAKRFRAQLVENPNSDSARYGLAIAQIKAGQLNEAREELKPLLAKAPNDITYNLTQIDLDITNNRLADAQQRVDRMLTLYPNNYPLNDVRIDVLLKQNRTAEAEKALEALLKTRSDDPDIWYVVAETRGLNGNTIGLHQARAEYFALVGDFRQAIQQLDFAKRRASNNFQLASRIDARQKDLIEQERMVKDMMN; encoded by the coding sequence ATGAATTTCCTGCGTCCTACACTGCTCACGCTCGCCTGCCTGCTCGCCACACCGAGCATGGCTGATGATTTACCATCTCTTGGCGACGCCAGCTCTTCCATCGTTTCGCCCGAACAGGAGCACCAGCTGGGCCGTGCCTGGCTGGGCATGCTGCGTGCCCAGGTGGGTCAACTGTCCGACCCGCAGCTCAAGGACTTCGTCGAAACATCGGTCTATCGCCTCGCCGAAACCAGTCAGGTCCAGGACCGGCGCCTTGAGTTCATCCTCATCAACAGCCCACAGCTGAACGCCTTTGCGGCGCCCGGTGGGATCATCGGGGTCAACGGCGGACTGTTTCTAAACGCCCAGACCGAAGGCGAATATGCCTCGGTCATGGCCCACGAACTGGCTCACCTGTCACAGCGCCACTTTGCCCGTGGTGTCGAAGCCCAGCAGCGCATGCAGGTTCCCGTAATGGCCGCCATGCTGGCCGGTATCGTCATGGCCGCAGCAGGTGCGGGTGATGCCGGCATCGCAGCCATTGCCGGTTCACAGGCCGCTGCGATCCAGGAGCAGCGCCGCTTCTCGCGCCAGAACGAACAGGAAGCGGATCGCATCGGCATCATGAATCTGGAAAAGGCCGGGTATGACCCTCGCAACATGCCGACCATGTTCGAACGCCTCATGCGCCAGTATCGATTCGATGCCAGACCACCGGAATTCCTGCTGACTCACCCGGTCAGCGAATCGCGTATCGCCGACACCCGCAACCGCGCCGAGCAGGCCAAACCGGGCGGCAAGGAAGACAGCCTTCTCTATCAACTGATGCGGGCCAGGGTCGCGCTGATCTATGAGGAAACCCCGGGGATCTCCGCCAAGCGCTTCCGCGCCCAACTGGTTGAAAACCCCAACTCCGATTCGGCACGCTACGGGCTGGCAATCGCGCAGATCAAGGCCGGGCAGCTCAATGAAGCCCGTGAAGAGCTCAAGCCGCTCTTGGCCAAGGCGCCCAACGATATCACCTACAACCTGACCCAGATCGATCTGGACATCACCAACAATCGTCTGGCAGATGCCCAGCAACGGGTTGACCGGATGCTCACGCTGTATCCGAACAACTATCCCCTGAACGATGTGCGGATCGACGTGCTGCTCAAGCAGAACCGCACCGCAGAAGCCGAAAAAGCACTGGAAGCGCTGCTCAAGACCCGCTCAGACGATCCGGACATCTGGTACGTAGTGGCCGAAACAAGGGGCCTGAATGGCAACACCATCGGCCTGCATCAGGCCCGCGCCGAATACTTCGCCCTGGTCGGCGACTTCCGGCAGGCCATTCAGCAACTGGATTTCGCCAAGCGTCGTGCCAGCAACAACTTCCAGCTGGCTTCCCGGATCGATGCCCGGCAGAAAGACCTGATCGAACAGGAACGAATGGTCAAGGACATGATGAACTGA
- the nadA gene encoding quinolinate synthase NadA gives MTQISERFLVQAHLDAKQPKALSIEEQAYYRAEIAAELKARDAVLVAHYYCDPVIQALAEETGGCVADSLEMARFSNNHSASTVLVAGVRFMGETAKILNPEKRVFMPTLEATCSLDVGCPVDEFSAFCDQHPDRTVVVYANTSAAVKARADWVVTSGCALEIVESLMDNGEKIIWAPDKHLGRYIQRETGADMLLWDGACIVHEEFKSKQLQDMKALYPEAAVLVHPESPEEVIALADAVGSTSQMIAAAQRMPNKTFIVATDRGIFYKMQQLCPDKIFIEAPTAGNGAACRSCAHCPWMAMNTLERTLQCLREGSNEIFVEPAVIPHAVRPLQRMLDFTQAARLKQAGNA, from the coding sequence ATGACGCAGATTTCCGAACGCTTTCTGGTACAGGCTCACCTCGATGCCAAGCAGCCCAAAGCGTTGAGTATTGAAGAACAGGCCTATTACCGCGCCGAAATCGCTGCCGAACTCAAGGCGCGGGATGCGGTGCTCGTCGCCCACTATTACTGTGATCCGGTCATTCAGGCCCTGGCCGAAGAAACCGGCGGTTGCGTGGCCGACTCTCTGGAAATGGCACGCTTCAGCAATAACCATTCAGCCAGTACCGTGCTGGTGGCCGGCGTGCGTTTCATGGGGGAAACCGCCAAGATCCTCAATCCGGAAAAACGGGTATTCATGCCGACGCTTGAAGCCACCTGTTCCCTGGATGTCGGCTGTCCTGTCGATGAGTTTTCCGCTTTCTGCGATCAGCATCCTGACCGCACCGTGGTGGTCTACGCCAACACATCGGCCGCAGTCAAAGCCCGTGCCGACTGGGTTGTAACGTCAGGCTGTGCCCTGGAGATCGTCGAAAGCCTGATGGATAACGGCGAGAAAATCATCTGGGCGCCGGACAAGCACCTGGGACGCTATATCCAGCGTGAAACCGGTGCCGACATGCTGCTCTGGGACGGTGCCTGTATCGTTCACGAAGAGTTCAAGTCCAAGCAGTTGCAAGACATGAAGGCGCTGTATCCGGAAGCTGCCGTGCTGGTCCATCCCGAGTCGCCTGAGGAGGTCATTGCCCTGGCCGATGCGGTGGGCTCCACCAGCCAGATGATTGCCGCCGCCCAGCGCATGCCCAACAAGACCTTTATCGTGGCCACCGACCGAGGCATCTTCTACAAGATGCAGCAGTTGTGCCCCGACAAGATCTTCATCGAGGCGCCAACGGCCGGTAATGGCGCGGCGTGCCGCAGTTGCGCTCATTGCCCCTGGATGGCGATGAACACCCTTGAGCGCACCTTGCAGTGCCTGCGTGAGGGTAGCAACGAGATATTCGTCGAGCCTGCGGTAATCCCCCATGCCGTGCGTCCTCTGCAACGGATGCTGGATTTCACTCAGGCGGCTCGCCTGAAACAGGCAGGCAATGCCTGA
- the rluB gene encoding 23S rRNA pseudouridine(2605) synthase RluB: protein MSEKDTQDSQEIGPAGEKLQKVLARIGVGSRRDVEAWISQGRIKVNGRDATLGQRVDMHDAITVDGRVIKREEAAETVRRVIMYNKPDGEICTRDDPEGRPTVFDRLPRPKEGRWINIGRLDINTTGLLMFTTDGELANRLMHPSFEMDREYAVRVRGEVDDDMLLRLKNGVILEDGPARFTDIQQAPGGEGFNHWYHCVVMEGRNREVRRLWESQGLVVSRLKRVRYGPVFLNSDLPMGRWREMSQYEVDVLAAEVGLTPVAQPQMNAKTKDKLERLQRQSSRPLGKGERVRNLRPANGAPATGERAPRQPQVTGSDRDRPRGDSTQRPPRKDSGKPGSRSPRPAENSRGTPVAERPSDVSKRPAKPSPKRAGIKLVDDDAPSGKRRGPPAGSGQRPGFGRRKPQ, encoded by the coding sequence ATGAGTGAAAAAGACACGCAGGACAGCCAGGAAATCGGACCCGCAGGTGAAAAACTGCAGAAGGTTCTGGCACGTATTGGCGTCGGTTCGCGTCGTGACGTCGAGGCCTGGATCAGCCAGGGCCGCATCAAGGTCAATGGCCGCGACGCCACCCTTGGTCAGCGCGTCGACATGCATGACGCCATTACCGTTGACGGTCGCGTCATCAAGCGCGAAGAGGCTGCCGAAACGGTACGCCGCGTCATCATGTACAACAAGCCGGATGGCGAGATCTGCACCCGTGACGACCCTGAAGGCCGACCAACGGTGTTCGACCGTCTGCCGCGTCCCAAAGAAGGCCGCTGGATCAATATCGGTCGCCTGGACATCAACACCACCGGTCTGCTGATGTTCACCACCGATGGTGAGCTGGCCAACCGCCTGATGCACCCGTCCTTCGAGATGGACCGCGAATATGCGGTACGTGTGCGTGGCGAAGTCGATGACGACATGCTGCTGCGTCTCAAGAACGGCGTGATCCTCGAAGACGGTCCTGCACGTTTCACCGATATTCAACAGGCACCGGGCGGTGAAGGTTTCAACCACTGGTATCACTGCGTGGTGATGGAAGGCCGTAACCGTGAAGTACGTCGTCTCTGGGAGTCCCAGGGCCTGGTGGTCAGCCGCCTCAAGCGCGTTCGTTACGGGCCGGTATTCCTCAACTCGGACCTGCCGATGGGCCGCTGGCGCGAAATGAGCCAGTACGAAGTCGACGTCCTGGCTGCCGAAGTCGGCCTTACGCCTGTGGCTCAGCCGCAGATGAACGCCAAGACCAAGGACAAGCTGGAGCGTTTGCAGCGTCAGTCGTCCCGCCCACTGGGCAAGGGCGAGCGCGTACGGAACCTGCGTCCTGCCAATGGCGCACCGGCCACCGGCGAGCGCGCACCACGTCAGCCGCAGGTCACCGGCAGCGATCGTGATCGTCCGCGTGGCGATTCCACGCAGCGTCCACCGCGCAAGGATTCGGGCAAGCCAGGTTCGCGTTCGCCGCGTCCTGCCGAGAACAGCCGTGGTACGCCGGTTGCCGAGCGTCCAAGTGATGTGAGCAAGCGTCCAGCCAAGCCTTCGCCAAAGCGCGCCGGTATCAAGCTGGTCGATGACGATGCTCCATCGGGCAAGCGTCGTGGTCCACCGGCCGGTTCCGGTCAGCGTCCTGGCTTTGGCCGTCGCAAGCCGCAGTAA
- a CDS encoding DUF1289 domain-containing protein codes for MSSTRNPCISLCKFDDDICLGCGRSKREIKAWKKLDKDDKRLVLAESVMRLAKLKTTGRKKKK; via the coding sequence ATGAGCAGCACCAGGAACCCCTGTATCAGCCTCTGCAAGTTTGACGACGACATCTGTCTGGGATGCGGTCGCAGCAAGCGGGAGATCAAGGCCTGGAAAAAACTCGACAAGGACGACAAGCGGCTCGTTCTGGCCGAGTCGGTCATGCGTCTGGCGAAGCTGAAGACCACCGGTCGCAAAAAGAAGAAGTGA
- the scpB gene encoding SMC-Scp complex subunit ScpB, with amino-acid sequence MNLNEPRELAPLLEAFLLASGKPQTLERLYELFEEGERPEPPVFKKALQVLSKSCEGRAFELKEVASGYRLQIRERFSPWVGRLWEERPQRYSRAMLETLALIAYRQPITRGEIEDVRGVAVNSHIVKTLLEREWIRVVGYRDVPGKPAMFATTKGFLDHFNLKSLEELPPLADLREMESEPVLEFDDAPVPAHLQALADASLDVDEDEPESPRDETSFRSLLLELDSMEQGLKTDFDDLLVDEPDKEPEDDV; translated from the coding sequence ATGAACCTCAATGAACCTCGCGAACTGGCACCCTTGCTTGAAGCATTTCTGCTGGCTTCTGGAAAGCCGCAGACGCTGGAGCGCTTGTACGAGCTGTTCGAGGAAGGCGAGCGCCCGGAGCCGCCGGTCTTCAAGAAGGCTTTGCAAGTGCTGAGCAAGTCCTGTGAAGGCCGTGCTTTCGAGCTCAAGGAAGTGGCCTCGGGCTATCGCTTGCAGATTCGCGAGCGTTTTTCACCCTGGGTCGGGCGTTTGTGGGAAGAGCGCCCGCAACGTTATTCCCGAGCCATGCTGGAAACCCTGGCGCTGATTGCCTATCGTCAGCCGATTACCCGTGGCGAGATCGAGGACGTACGTGGCGTTGCGGTCAACAGCCATATCGTCAAGACGCTGCTGGAGCGTGAGTGGATCAGGGTCGTCGGTTATCGTGATGTGCCCGGCAAGCCGGCGATGTTTGCGACCACCAAGGGCTTTCTCGATCACTTCAACCTCAAGAGTCTCGAAGAGCTGCCACCGCTGGCCGATTTGCGTGAGATGGAGTCCGAACCGGTGCTTGAGTTCGACGATGCGCCAGTCCCGGCGCATTTGCAGGCTCTGGCCGATGCCAGCCTGGATGTCGATGAAGATGAGCCTGAATCGCCACGGGATGAAACCAGCTTCCGCAGCCTGCTGCTTGAACTCGACTCCATGGAGCAGGGTCTGAAGACTGACTTTGATGATCTGTTGGTCGATGAGCCCGATAAAGAGCCTGAAGACGATGTTTGA
- a CDS encoding segregation and condensation protein A produces MEVFLEAFEGPLDLLLYLIRKQNIDILDIPVAEITRQYMGYVELMKTVRLELAAEYLVMAAMLAEIKSRMLLPRSAEVEEDEEDPRAELIRRLQEYERFKAAAEGIDGLLRVGRDVIVPKLDAPEARARKLLPDVSLEEVLMSMAEVLHRGDMFESHQVSREALSTRERMSDVLERLKGGGFVPFAELFTAEEGRLGVVVTFMAVLELVKESLVELVQNEPFAAIHVRARAE; encoded by the coding sequence CTGGAAGTTTTTCTCGAAGCCTTCGAGGGGCCGCTTGACCTGCTGCTGTACCTGATCCGCAAACAGAACATCGATATCCTCGACATCCCGGTAGCGGAAATCACCCGCCAGTACATGGGGTATGTCGAGCTGATGAAAACCGTGCGTCTGGAACTGGCCGCGGAATACCTGGTGATGGCCGCGATGCTGGCCGAGATCAAGTCGCGCATGCTGCTGCCGCGTTCGGCAGAAGTGGAAGAGGATGAAGAGGACCCTCGTGCCGAGCTTATCCGTCGTCTTCAGGAGTACGAGCGTTTCAAGGCAGCGGCTGAAGGGATCGATGGCCTGCTGCGGGTCGGGCGCGATGTGATCGTGCCCAAACTCGATGCCCCCGAAGCGAGGGCGCGCAAGCTGTTGCCGGACGTCAGCCTGGAAGAAGTGCTGATGTCCATGGCCGAGGTGCTGCACCGGGGCGACATGTTCGAAAGCCATCAAGTCAGCCGTGAGGCATTATCGACCCGCGAGCGCATGAGTGATGTGCTGGAGCGGCTCAAGGGCGGCGGTTTTGTGCCTTTTGCCGAATTGTTCACCGCTGAAGAAGGGCGGCTTGGTGTTGTAGTGACGTTCATGGCCGTGCTTGAGCTGGTCAAGGAGTCTCTGGTCGAGTTGGTCCAAAACGAGCCCTTTGCGGCGATCCATGTCCGGGCGCGAGCCGAGTAG